From the genome of Flavobacterium ovatum, one region includes:
- a CDS encoding OmpA family protein: MKNYLLFYITILSVFSFNGYSQKSQVASADIKYDNYAYIDAIKTYERVAAKGYKSIDLFQKLGNSYYFNSDLDKAAKWYGELFSMSSDQQPEYFFRYSQCLKSVGETDKANMILEQFYQKADDDSRAKLFEKNKNYLEDIKANSGRYIIEDAGVNSKYSDYGSSYYNNKLVFASARDNGSIGQKKHKWTNQYFTNLFVADLGEESTLGEINEFSNTINTKFNESTPVFTKDGKTMYFTRNNYLDGKKGKDGNDITLIKIYRATFENDKWANIIELPFTSDQYSTAHPALSPDEKTLYFASDLPGTIGQSDLFKVRINDDGSFETPENLGKKINTEGKETFPFVTAENELYFASNGHLGLGGLDIFVSKINPDGTFDEVQNVGDGINSNNDDFAFLIDTKSRRGFFTSNREGGLGYDDIYKFIETRKLIYKKELFGNVTDLISAQILPGTTITLFDNQFKLVSTTNSDQNGNYSFNVDSEKTYNIRAVKQEYTTKEQKIRITRENGRTELPITLEKIRCKVTVGNDLGVCFGIKMIYFDLDKSNIRQEAAYDLEKILDVLIQNPTMKLDIRSHTDSRQTFKYNEDLSNRRAKSTIAWLVKNGINQNRLIGKGYGETQLVNKCLDGVECTEEEHQQNRRSEFIINSL; this comes from the coding sequence ATGAAAAATTATTTACTTTTTTATATAACTATACTAAGTGTTTTTTCATTTAATGGTTATTCTCAAAAATCACAAGTGGCTTCTGCTGACATAAAATATGACAACTATGCCTACATAGATGCAATAAAAACATATGAAAGAGTTGCAGCAAAAGGATATAAATCGATAGATCTGTTCCAAAAACTTGGGAATTCCTATTACTTCAATTCCGATTTAGATAAAGCTGCCAAATGGTATGGGGAACTATTTTCTATGAGTTCTGATCAGCAGCCTGAATATTTTTTTAGATATTCTCAATGTTTAAAATCTGTTGGAGAAACAGATAAAGCTAATATGATACTAGAACAATTTTATCAGAAAGCGGATGATGATAGCAGAGCTAAACTTTTTGAAAAAAATAAAAATTATTTAGAAGATATCAAAGCAAATTCAGGAAGGTACATCATAGAAGATGCAGGAGTCAACTCTAAATACTCTGATTATGGAAGTTCTTACTATAACAACAAGCTTGTTTTTGCCTCTGCAAGAGATAATGGTAGTATAGGACAGAAAAAACACAAATGGACTAATCAGTATTTTACAAATCTATTTGTTGCTGATTTAGGTGAAGAATCAACTCTTGGAGAAATTAATGAGTTTTCAAATACTATAAACACAAAATTTAACGAATCGACTCCAGTTTTCACAAAAGATGGAAAAACGATGTATTTCACACGAAATAATTATTTAGATGGAAAAAAAGGGAAAGATGGAAATGATATAACACTAATAAAAATTTACAGGGCCACTTTTGAGAATGATAAATGGGCAAATATTATAGAATTACCATTTACCAGTGATCAATACAGCACAGCACATCCAGCATTGAGTCCAGATGAAAAAACATTGTATTTTGCCTCTGATTTACCGGGGACAATAGGTCAGTCTGATTTATTTAAGGTTCGAATAAATGATGACGGAAGCTTTGAAACGCCAGAGAATTTAGGTAAAAAAATCAATACAGAAGGGAAAGAAACTTTTCCATTCGTAACAGCCGAAAACGAACTTTATTTTGCTTCAAATGGACATCTTGGACTTGGAGGTCTAGATATATTTGTCTCTAAAATAAATCCCGATGGAACTTTTGACGAAGTGCAAAATGTAGGTGATGGCATAAATTCGAACAATGATGATTTTGCTTTTTTGATTGATACAAAATCAAGAAGAGGTTTTTTTACTTCTAACAGAGAAGGTGGATTAGGATATGATGATATTTACAAATTTATAGAAACTAGAAAACTGATTTACAAAAAGGAATTATTTGGAAATGTAACAGATTTAATAAGTGCACAAATACTGCCTGGTACAACAATAACATTGTTTGACAACCAATTTAAATTAGTAAGTACTACAAATTCGGATCAAAACGGAAATTACTCTTTCAATGTTGACTCTGAAAAAACGTACAATATAAGAGCTGTAAAACAAGAATATACTACCAAAGAGCAAAAAATCAGAATTACAAGAGAAAACGGAAGAACCGAATTGCCAATTACTCTTGAAAAAATACGCTGTAAAGTCACTGTTGGTAATGACTTAGGTGTCTGTTTCGGAATTAAAATGATTTATTTTGACCTGGATAAATCTAACATCAGACAGGAAGCCGCATATGATCTCGAAAAAATATTGGATGTGTTGATACAAAACCCTACAATGAAACTGGACATTCGTTCTCATACTGATAGTAGACAAACTTTCAAATACAATGAAGATTTATCTAATCGCAGAGCAAAATCAACTATAGCTTGGTTAGTTAAAAACGGAATTAATCAAAATAGGTTAATAGGTAAAGGATATGGAGAAACTCAATTGGTAAACAAATGTCTTGATGGCGTGGAATGTACCGAAGAAGAACATCAACAAAATAGACGTAGTGAGTTTATTATCAATAGTCTCTAA
- a CDS encoding type IX secretion system membrane protein PorP/SprF encodes MKTKLLVFALIFTVMVSYGQQDSQFTQYMYNTINVNPAYAGSREVMSIFALHRAQWIGLDGAPVTNAVSINTPLNRNNLGIGVSLINDKIGATQENSISTDLSYTVPASETFKLSFGMKVTANIFNLDATKLNPVDATDASLQNYKKFSPNIGAGIYLHSDKAYIGFSIPNFIESNRYNDNEVAIFKEKINYYLIAGYVFDLSDSVKFKPAILSKMVQGAPLQIDVSGNFMFMDKFVAGIAYRWSASLSAMVGFQVSDGMYIGYGYDKETTKLRNYNSGSHEIFLRYEIFNTIDKITTPRFF; translated from the coding sequence ATGAAGACAAAATTATTAGTATTCGCTTTGATATTTACAGTGATGGTAAGTTATGGTCAACAAGATTCACAATTTACACAATACATGTACAATACAATCAATGTCAACCCTGCTTATGCGGGATCGAGGGAAGTCATGAGTATATTTGCATTGCATCGTGCCCAATGGATAGGATTAGATGGAGCACCTGTAACCAATGCTGTATCAATCAATACACCACTGAACAGAAATAATCTAGGTATAGGCGTTTCTTTGATAAACGATAAAATTGGTGCTACTCAAGAGAATAGTATTTCTACCGATTTATCATATACCGTCCCTGCTTCGGAGACTTTTAAACTCTCTTTCGGAATGAAGGTTACAGCAAATATTTTTAACTTGGACGCTACCAAATTAAATCCTGTAGATGCAACCGATGCAAGTTTACAAAATTACAAAAAATTCTCACCTAACATCGGAGCAGGTATTTATTTACATTCAGATAAAGCTTATATAGGTTTTTCTATTCCTAATTTCATTGAATCAAATCGCTATAATGATAATGAAGTTGCTATTTTTAAGGAAAAAATAAATTATTATTTAATCGCTGGATATGTATTTGATTTGAGTGATTCAGTAAAATTTAAACCTGCCATTCTTAGTAAAATGGTTCAGGGTGCTCCACTTCAAATAGATGTTTCTGGGAATTTTATGTTTATGGACAAATTCGTAGCTGGTATCGCCTATAGATGGAGCGCTTCATTAAGTGCCATGGTTGGTTTCCAAGTTTCTGACGGAATGTACATAGGTTATGGGTACGATAAGGAAACTACTAAATTGAGAAACTACAATTCTGGATCTCATGAAATATTTCTACGTTATGAAATATTTAATACTATCGACAAAATTACTACCCCAAGATTCTTCTAA
- a CDS encoding ice-binding family protein — MNKKLILLLTIHFLILHTSVTFAKYINPTPPPVGTTNNFVLFTAAGDISNAGTTSTYYGNVGTNAGTLTGFASLIIQPTNLYATTPETAQCTDDLKLLYSDLVNRTGTERSGAYGSETLTPGVYTTAGAASIAGILTLNGGGDPNARFIIKTGGAFTMGAEAKIFLTNGTQAKNVFWVIADACAIAANCEARGLFICYSGAISLGASCTLEGGALTIAGAITTLDEMSLATAATNTMVLSESQSIVSGTVPADLVLTGNISPVIKWQSSTDPNFTEFTDILHFSARLSGSCIGPVTTTTFYRAVILIDGIPAYSNRIKITTTVPLNTGPLAPFALFTTAGAVTNGATTSTNNGLIGTNSGALTGTFSNIPSLHAEDALTLTCANYLLPLFNSIKNTHTTDIHAVSFGAGEILLPGVYEIGSAATMSGILTLDSQNNPNSIFIIKITGALALAAGTEIKLINKASSANVFWVMDGALGVGASCTVRGTFICLAGAIALGDNCITEGGMFTIAGAITLDNSTLSTPPTNTMHLSADQTIATGALLADLVLTGNTSPVIKWQWAINNDFSNPTDILLSSTILSGSCVGPLITTTFYRAVILIDGVNAYSNSIKITTSVTAPNLDPLFPFTLFTKDGAITNAAGISTNNGLIGTNSGAISGIFSNMSSLHKEDALTQTCANYLLPLFNSIKNTPTTNTHGAAFVDGESLEPGVHHIASAATLGGALTLNGLGSTNSIFIIKITGALSIAASSQIELTNGALASNVFWVIDGALNVGASCKIRGTFICLAGAITLGNLTITDGGIFTIAGAITLQNCTLSTPIIASSNQVVVSGLQPQNLTLTGHMDTVLRWEKSTDSFFTTPIAIANTTTTLTGSQIGILPRTTYFRAVAIIGSNTIHSNSVIIAIHQATNSVTPGASSSMPTLYINTVLTNITHSTNAATGIRNATGLPPGVTAIWASNTITISGSPTASGIFNYSIPLTGGCGNDARGTITVNPKLVVLTGGLISSNQAFCSTSVPADLSLSGNTGWVVKWQSSLTPDFAIAADITSNDTTLNGTTIGYLSLTTYFRAVVQSCTEPVQYAIPVKISIASLTTWNGSSWDNGFPSATKSVIFTGNLTASEDIHACSITVNNGAVVIVNSNYTMTITNELTVSDGSLTFENNASLVQINDGAINSGNITYKRQSASVRPSDYTYWSSPVAGQTLARAFSNSPSNRIYSFNAFSTTQNWKKELTSTIMSIGTGYIVQGPQANSSTTTSIYETSFLGKPNNGIIEIPIGPEGTSNLIGNPYPSAIDADTFLNVNSSILEGTIYFWTHATAIQLASQISNPGSGTYAYTSDDYASYNLTGGAGVAAVSDGIMTIPSGKIAAGQAFFSTSKTSNANVQFNNNMRLAGGTSGSNNSQFFKINTTSKTKLSKVIKKDRIWLNLTNSQGAFKQTLVGYITGATNEYNDSYDGESFDGNKYVDFYSIKSNKNLVIQGKTWPFDINDEVPLGFKTTINGDLKISIDHLDGSLLNQSIFIKDNLNSTIFNLKNGNYIFTTAAGTFNDRFVLLYTNKNLGTKDFSTQQDTVLVSSKNKQINIISTVETIDKVLIYDVSGREIYQKNNINDTELLIPDLASSHQPIFVKTVLQNEKVVNTKVLY; from the coding sequence TTGAATAAAAAATTAATCTTATTATTAACTATTCACTTTTTAATACTTCATACTAGTGTAACTTTTGCAAAGTACATTAACCCTACTCCGCCTCCAGTAGGGACTACAAATAATTTTGTTTTATTTACTGCAGCTGGCGACATATCTAATGCGGGAACAACTTCTACCTATTACGGGAATGTTGGCACTAATGCAGGTACGTTAACTGGTTTTGCAAGTTTAATTATACAGCCGACGAATTTATATGCCACTACACCAGAAACAGCTCAATGTACAGACGATTTAAAGCTCCTTTATTCTGATTTAGTAAATAGAACTGGTACTGAGAGATCTGGTGCTTATGGATCAGAAACTTTAACTCCGGGTGTTTATACTACCGCAGGAGCTGCCAGTATAGCTGGTATTCTAACCTTAAACGGTGGTGGAGATCCAAATGCACGGTTTATTATTAAAACTGGAGGTGCTTTTACCATGGGTGCAGAAGCAAAAATATTTTTAACAAACGGTACGCAAGCAAAAAATGTGTTTTGGGTTATCGCAGATGCTTGTGCTATTGCAGCTAATTGTGAAGCAAGAGGTCTGTTTATTTGTTATTCAGGCGCTATAAGTCTGGGCGCAAGTTGCACATTAGAGGGAGGTGCATTGACCATAGCTGGTGCCATTACAACACTGGACGAAATGTCTTTAGCTACAGCAGCTACTAATACAATGGTTTTATCAGAAAGTCAATCAATAGTTTCAGGGACTGTTCCAGCTGATTTAGTGTTAACGGGTAACATCAGTCCTGTTATAAAATGGCAAAGTTCTACGGATCCTAATTTCACAGAATTCACAGATATTCTACATTTTTCAGCCCGACTTTCAGGTTCTTGTATTGGTCCTGTTACTACTACTACTTTTTATAGGGCAGTAATACTTATTGATGGTATTCCTGCATATTCTAATCGTATAAAGATAACTACCACTGTACCTCTTAATACGGGACCTTTAGCACCTTTTGCTTTATTTACAACAGCTGGAGCTGTCACTAATGGAGCCACAACTTCAACTAATAATGGACTTATTGGTACAAATTCTGGGGCGCTTACTGGAACATTTTCAAACATACCTTCCTTACATGCTGAAGATGCTCTTACTCTTACTTGCGCAAATTACTTGCTCCCCTTATTTAATTCCATAAAAAACACTCATACTACGGATATTCATGCAGTTTCTTTTGGTGCTGGCGAAATTTTACTTCCAGGGGTGTACGAAATTGGCTCAGCAGCTACAATGTCTGGAATATTAACTTTAGATAGTCAAAATAATCCTAATTCTATTTTCATTATAAAAATTACTGGAGCACTAGCATTGGCAGCTGGTACAGAAATTAAATTAATTAATAAAGCTTCAAGTGCTAATGTGTTTTGGGTAATGGATGGCGCTTTAGGTGTAGGCGCGTCATGTACCGTTAGAGGAACCTTCATCTGTTTGGCAGGAGCAATCGCCTTGGGTGACAACTGTATAACAGAGGGCGGAATGTTTACAATAGCAGGAGCTATAACATTAGATAATTCCACACTATCAACTCCCCCTACTAATACAATGCATTTATCAGCTGATCAAACTATTGCTACTGGAGCGCTACTAGCTGATTTAGTTTTAACAGGAAACACCAGTCCTGTTATAAAATGGCAATGGGCCATTAACAATGATTTTTCTAACCCAACAGATATATTGCTTTCTTCAACAATTCTTTCAGGGTCTTGCGTTGGTCCACTTATCACTACTACTTTTTATAGAGCAGTAATCCTTATTGATGGTGTTAATGCTTACTCTAATAGTATAAAGATAACTACTTCAGTTACTGCACCTAATCTTGATCCTTTATTTCCTTTTACGTTATTTACGAAAGACGGTGCTATTACTAATGCAGCAGGGATTTCAACTAATAATGGGCTTATTGGTACAAATTCCGGGGCAATTTCTGGAATCTTTTCTAATATGTCTTCATTGCATAAAGAAGATGCTCTTACCCAAACGTGCGCAAATTATTTACTTCCTTTATTTAATTCCATAAAAAATACTCCTACTACAAATACTCACGGCGCTGCCTTTGTCGATGGTGAAAGTTTAGAGCCAGGCGTTCATCACATTGCTAGTGCTGCTACTTTAGGAGGAGCACTAACCTTAAATGGCTTAGGATCTACAAATTCTATATTTATTATTAAAATAACAGGAGCTCTTTCAATTGCTGCAAGTAGTCAAATAGAGTTAACTAATGGAGCTCTAGCATCTAATGTGTTTTGGGTAATCGATGGAGCGTTAAATGTAGGTGCGTCTTGTAAGATCAGAGGAACCTTTATCTGCTTGGCAGGAGCAATCACACTTGGTAATTTAACGATAACAGATGGAGGAATATTTACAATTGCAGGAGCTATAACGTTACAAAACTGCACATTATCAACCCCTATAATTGCCTCGTCAAATCAAGTTGTCGTTTCTGGTTTACAACCCCAAAATTTAACGCTAACAGGTCATATGGATACAGTTTTGAGATGGGAAAAATCAACAGACTCTTTTTTCACAACCCCAATCGCTATTGCAAATACAACTACAACACTAACTGGGTCCCAAATAGGAATACTTCCTAGAACTACCTATTTTAGGGCAGTAGCAATAATCGGAAGCAATACAATACATTCTAATAGTGTAATTATTGCAATTCATCAAGCTACAAATTCCGTGACTCCTGGTGCATCATCATCAATGCCAACCTTATATATTAATACGGTATTAACCAATATTACCCATAGCACAAATGCTGCTACTGGAATTAGAAATGCTACAGGACTACCTCCAGGAGTAACAGCAATTTGGGCGTCAAATACGATCACAATTAGTGGTTCACCAACGGCTTCAGGAATATTTAACTACAGTATTCCGTTAACTGGAGGTTGTGGAAATGATGCAAGAGGAACTATTACAGTCAATCCTAAATTAGTCGTTTTAACAGGAGGACTAATTTCTTCAAATCAGGCATTTTGTTCCACTTCCGTACCTGCCGATTTAAGTTTATCAGGTAATACTGGTTGGGTTGTCAAGTGGCAAAGTTCCTTAACTCCAGATTTTGCAATTGCTGCAGATATTACTTCCAACGACACAACACTAAATGGAACTACTATTGGATATTTAAGTCTTACCACATATTTCAGAGCTGTTGTACAAAGTTGTACCGAGCCTGTTCAATACGCTATCCCCGTAAAAATTTCAATTGCAAGTCTTACAACTTGGAATGGTTCTTCATGGGACAATGGGTTTCCATCTGCTACTAAATCAGTTATTTTTACAGGTAATCTTACTGCTAGTGAAGATATTCATGCCTGCTCTATTACCGTTAATAATGGTGCAGTAGTCATCGTTAATTCTAATTATACCATGACAATAACTAATGAATTAACGGTTTCTGACGGATCCCTAACATTTGAAAACAATGCCAGTTTAGTTCAAATTAATGATGGAGCTATAAATTCAGGAAACATAACTTACAAACGGCAATCTGCTTCAGTTCGTCCCTCAGATTACACCTACTGGTCCTCTCCTGTAGCAGGCCAGACTTTAGCTAGGGCATTCTCGAATTCGCCTTCCAATAGAATTTATTCCTTTAATGCATTCTCAACTACACAAAATTGGAAAAAGGAACTAACATCCACAATTATGTCAATTGGAACTGGTTATATTGTACAAGGACCTCAAGCCAATAGCAGTACTACCACTAGCATTTATGAAACTAGTTTTTTGGGAAAACCAAACAACGGAATAATAGAGATACCGATTGGTCCCGAAGGCACCTCAAATCTTATAGGAAATCCATATCCTTCAGCTATTGATGCAGATACATTTTTGAATGTAAACTCGTCCATTTTAGAAGGCACTATTTATTTCTGGACACATGCAACCGCTATTCAATTAGCCAGCCAAATTTCAAACCCTGGCTCAGGAACTTATGCGTATACTTCTGATGATTACGCTTCCTATAATTTAACAGGAGGAGCCGGAGTCGCCGCCGTTTCTGATGGAATAATGACGATCCCATCAGGTAAAATTGCCGCAGGACAAGCCTTTTTTTCAACAAGCAAAACTAGTAATGCAAATGTTCAATTTAACAATAATATGCGTTTAGCCGGAGGTACATCAGGATCCAATAATTCTCAGTTTTTCAAAATTAATACTACCTCTAAAACTAAACTTTCAAAAGTTATTAAAAAAGATAGAATTTGGTTAAACTTAACTAATAGTCAAGGAGCTTTCAAGCAAACATTGGTAGGATATATAACTGGAGCTACAAATGAATACAACGATAGTTATGATGGAGAAAGTTTTGACGGAAATAAATATGTAGATTTTTACAGCATAAAATCAAACAAAAATCTAGTAATCCAGGGTAAGACTTGGCCATTCGATATAAATGACGAAGTGCCTCTAGGCTTTAAAACTACAATTAATGGAGATTTAAAAATAAGTATTGATCACCTAGATGGCTCATTATTAAATCAATCCATATTTATAAAAGACAACCTAAATAGTACTATATTTAATTTAAAAAACGGGAATTACATTTTCACAACAGCTGCAGGAACATTTAATGACCGTTTTGTTTTGCTATATACAAATAAAAACTTAGGAACTAAAGATTTCAGTACCCAACAAGATACCGTTTTAGTTTCTAGTAAAAACAAACAGATAAACATTATTTCTACAGTTGAAACAATAGATAAAGTACTTATTTATGATGTATCAGGAAGAGAAATTTATCAAAAAAATAACATCAACGATACTGAATTATTAATACCTGATCTGGCTTCAAGTCACCAACCCATATTTGTAAAAACAGTATTACAGAATGAAAAAGTAGTTAACACCAAAGTTTTATATTAA